In the Methanothermobacter sp. genome, one interval contains:
- a CDS encoding molybdopterin-dependent oxidoreductase — translation MMVKHTLCPSCSAGCGVNIVEIGGAPVGTYPHRRHPINEGKTCRAGRDCYEIPLMNRVTSPGVKKSGKLAEVKWDEALDKLTQLLSSEDISILTTGTLTNEEALKLKEIIEEFDIKKSGLITAFPEFDYPEIDIRKIRDYDNIAVIGDAITCAPLIGRRIFHAMAAGAEVRSYDRRDDTRMAVNSGFHRTFSDDREILDDLRQLPGGSLIIITHEIPEIIGPVLEVSSENEFDVLPIFEDFNTRGVMQHLPPVHEGEFDSVWLIDPGAAAEPVESGKLILQSIRTGGVLPDIFLPTAAWCEKSGSYTSTAGYTVKLEPALQAPEGVLSDMEIFERILTAGD, via the coding sequence ATGATGGTGAAACACACTTTATGCCCTTCCTGCAGCGCAGGCTGTGGCGTGAACATTGTGGAGATTGGCGGCGCACCTGTGGGAACCTACCCCCACAGGAGACACCCTATCAATGAGGGAAAGACCTGCAGAGCGGGCAGGGATTGCTATGAAATCCCATTGATGAACAGAGTAACATCCCCTGGAGTTAAAAAATCAGGGAAACTAGCTGAAGTGAAATGGGATGAGGCACTGGATAAATTAACTCAACTTCTTTCATCAGAGGACATATCCATCCTGACAACAGGAACCCTCACCAATGAGGAGGCACTTAAACTCAAAGAAATCATAGAAGAGTTTGATATAAAAAAATCAGGTTTAATAACGGCCTTCCCTGAATTTGATTATCCTGAAATTGATATCAGAAAGATCAGAGACTATGATAACATAGCAGTCATAGGGGATGCCATAACCTGCGCCCCACTCATAGGTAGGAGGATATTCCATGCAATGGCCGCCGGGGCAGAGGTGAGGTCCTATGACAGAAGGGACGACACAAGGATGGCGGTAAATTCAGGGTTTCACAGAACCTTCTCAGATGACAGGGAGATCCTGGATGATCTCCGGCAACTTCCAGGGGGGTCTCTGATTATAATAACCCATGAAATACCGGAAATCATAGGACCCGTTCTTGAGGTCTCATCTGAAAATGAATTCGATGTTCTCCCCATCTTTGAGGACTTCAACACAAGGGGTGTGATGCAGCATCTACCCCCTGTTCATGAAGGGGAGTTTGATTCTGTCTGGTTAATAGATCCCGGTGCAGCTGCAGAGCCAGTGGAATCAGGAAAACTCATTCTCCAGTCCATAAGAACCGGAGGCGTGCTACCTGATATTTTCCTTCCAACGGCAGCATGGTGTGAAAAATCGGGTTCATATACCAGCACAGCAGGATACACGGTGAAACTCGAACCCGCACTGCAGGCACCCGAAGGGGTCCTCTCAGACATGGAAATATTTGAAAGAATACTCACGGCAGGTGATTGA
- the mvhG gene encoding F420-non-reducing hydrogenase subunit MvhG, with amino-acid sequence MAEKAKIGTMWLGGCSGCHLSIADLHEALLDVMELADFEFSPVLMDTKYDEIPELDVVIIEGGIVNDENREFAEELREKAKFVISYGTCAVYGGIPGLRNLWDKEEVIEEAYINSISTPNEEGVIPSEEVPHLEGRVKPLGEVIDVDFEVPGCPPRSDVVAEVVLALLKGEEIELPSTNLCEVCPREKPPEGLAMDFIKRQFEVGKPEDDLCLIPQGLICMGPATISICGAECPSIAIPCRGCYGPTARVEDQGAKMISAIASDYKVEEDKTVDPEEVAEQLDDIVGTFYTFTLPAALIPMKIKKEGK; translated from the coding sequence ATGGCTGAAAAGGCAAAAATAGGAACAATGTGGCTTGGAGGATGCTCCGGCTGCCATCTGTCCATTGCAGACTTACACGAAGCACTTCTGGATGTCATGGAACTCGCTGACTTTGAATTCAGCCCTGTTTTAATGGACACAAAATACGATGAAATCCCCGAACTCGATGTGGTGATCATCGAGGGTGGAATCGTAAACGATGAGAACAGGGAATTCGCAGAGGAGCTAAGGGAAAAGGCCAAATTTGTCATAAGTTACGGTACATGTGCGGTATACGGCGGCATACCCGGCCTCAGGAACCTCTGGGACAAGGAGGAGGTCATAGAGGAAGCCTACATCAACTCCATATCAACACCAAACGAAGAGGGTGTCATACCATCCGAAGAGGTACCCCACCTTGAGGGAAGGGTTAAACCACTGGGTGAGGTCATAGACGTTGACTTCGAAGTTCCAGGATGCCCACCAAGATCAGATGTTGTCGCTGAGGTTGTTCTTGCACTCCTCAAAGGAGAAGAAATAGAACTACCAAGCACAAACCTCTGTGAGGTCTGCCCAAGGGAAAAACCACCAGAAGGCCTTGCAATGGACTTCATAAAGAGGCAGTTCGAGGTTGGTAAACCAGAGGATGACCTCTGTCTCATACCACAGGGACTCATCTGCATGGGCCCAGCAACAATATCAATCTGTGGTGCAGAGTGCCCGAGCATAGCTATACCATGCCGTGGCTGCTACGGTCCAACAGCACGTGTTGAGGACCAGGGTGCTAAAATGATAAGTGCTATAGCCTCTGACTACAAGGTCGAAGAGGACAAAACCGTCGACCCTGAGGAAGTGGCTGAACAGCTGGATGACATTGTTGGAACATTCTACACATTCACACTTCCAGCAGCACTCATACCAATGAAAATAAAGAAGGAGGGTAAATAG
- a CDS encoding hydrogenase iron-sulfur subunit: MAEDDIKIVMFCCNWCSYGGADTAGTARMQYPTNIRVIRVMCSGRIEPQFVLKAFREGADGVLVTGCHHGDCHYDAGNYKLDRRMRLIYKLADELGIGRERIHHDWISASEGEKFAETVKMMVDRIRALGPSPIKKQLAEA, encoded by the coding sequence ATGGCTGAAGATGACATAAAGATTGTGATGTTCTGTTGTAACTGGTGTTCCTACGGTGGAGCAGACACTGCGGGAACAGCAAGGATGCAGTACCCTACAAACATTAGGGTTATCCGTGTGATGTGCTCAGGAAGGATAGAGCCACAGTTTGTTCTCAAGGCATTCAGGGAAGGCGCTGATGGTGTTCTCGTAACAGGATGCCACCACGGTGACTGTCACTACGACGCAGGAAACTACAAGCTCGACAGGAGAATGAGGCTGATCTACAAACTGGCAGATGAGCTTGGAATTGGCAGGGAAAGGATCCACCACGACTGGATATCCGCATCAGAGGGTGAAAAATTCGCTGAAACCGTCAAGATGATGGTTGACAGGATAAGGGCTCTTGGCCCATCACCAATCAAGAAACAGCTAGCTGAAGCATAA
- a CDS encoding ThiF family adenylyltransferase → MEISELEGKKVPHGEVTLVGAGRLGFRTALNLMQIHRGGPERIKVIDGQRVSADDLIFRLMGAEIGEYKVKFIESLACDGFSRTVQGIPEYITANNLDLIGGDVVCVEIAGGDTLPTTAEIIRYAQKKGAATISTMGVFGIGEEDVSVLDIDEADPENPIAAYLQAEGIHEHVLVGTGKLIRDWEPVTPHVLDRVSEVMTAEILKLLRGVQR, encoded by the coding sequence TTGGAGATCTCTGAACTTGAAGGTAAAAAGGTGCCCCACGGAGAGGTCACGCTTGTCGGTGCCGGGAGACTGGGCTTCCGCACCGCTCTCAACCTCATGCAGATCCACCGTGGGGGCCCTGAAAGGATAAAGGTCATCGACGGCCAGAGGGTATCTGCAGATGACCTGATATTCCGCCTCATGGGGGCAGAAATAGGGGAATACAAGGTGAAGTTCATTGAATCCCTCGCCTGCGATGGCTTTTCAAGGACCGTTCAGGGCATACCCGAGTACATCACAGCCAATAACCTTGACCTCATAGGTGGGGATGTGGTCTGTGTGGAGATTGCAGGAGGTGACACCCTGCCCACCACCGCAGAGATAATTCGATACGCCCAGAAGAAAGGTGCTGCCACCATCAGCACCATGGGTGTGTTCGGGATAGGTGAAGAGGACGTCTCAGTGTTGGATATAGATGAAGCTGACCCTGAAAACCCCATTGCAGCATATCTGCAGGCTGAGGGTATCCATGAGCACGTACTTGTGGGTACAGGTAAACTCATAAGGGACTGGGAGCCTGTAACGCCCCATGTCCTGGACAGGGTCTCAGAGGTTATGACGGCAGAGATACTCAAACTCCTTCGGGGTGTTCAGAGATGA
- a CDS encoding DUF1188 domain-containing protein has protein sequence MKHNETGITETVKTFFSTYRVYDIIKHISTVKSTAVIEWLTEIDMKPERALIIGSYFTGAAIAGSLDCDVTVADINPQTRFILDDSVKFHGGVRDLRGHWDLLVDTTGLGGVTEDEMRGITAEAFIVEDPTSDGSDETIRRFNRTYDRLRMVESDISGALHTDGIGAKTSGTMTLTVEVMRRSMADALEFEGVLYATATLEFFERILFKEGDPERFLRRLESPSLVVSSLEELDCDGIIEGNLGMIKSRIIPE, from the coding sequence ATGAAACACAATGAAACAGGCATAACAGAGACGGTTAAAACATTCTTCTCCACATACAGGGTATATGATATAATCAAGCACATATCCACAGTCAAATCGACCGCAGTTATTGAATGGCTCACTGAAATCGATATGAAACCTGAAAGAGCCCTTATAATCGGCTCATACTTCACAGGTGCAGCAATTGCAGGTTCACTTGACTGCGATGTGACCGTTGCAGACATAAACCCCCAGACACGTTTTATCCTTGATGACAGCGTGAAGTTCCATGGAGGTGTTAGGGACCTCAGGGGTCACTGGGACCTCCTTGTTGATACCACGGGTCTCGGGGGTGTCACCGAGGATGAAATGAGAGGCATCACTGCAGAAGCGTTCATCGTTGAGGACCCAACATCAGATGGCAGCGATGAGACTATAAGGAGATTCAACAGGACATATGATAGACTCAGAATGGTTGAATCAGACATTTCAGGGGCCCTCCACACCGATGGCATTGGCGCCAAGACCTCAGGTACAATGACGCTTACAGTGGAGGTCATGAGGAGGTCCATGGCCGATGCACTTGAATTTGAGGGCGTGCTCTATGCAACAGCAACCCTTGAATTCTTTGAGAGGATACTCTTTAAGGAGGGAGATCCCGAAAGATTCCTGAGACGCCTTGAATCCCCCTCCCTCGTGGTTTCATCACTTGAAGAGCTGGACTGTGATGGGATCATAGAAGGGAACCTTGGGATGATAAAATCAAGGATAATTCCTGAATAA
- the hmdB gene encoding 5,10-methenyltetrahydromethanopterin hydrogenase cofactor biosynthesis protein HmdB has product MMDKILKKAAEGYPLDDKEIIRLFQINDPKDFALLMETAFSIMKERRGVIKLTSTVHITNICQVRPRCGYCGFAAGTSRNGYYTSFFKTDEEILEAARIIEKSGIPRVSCSGAHGFNGEHAVKATEIVKENTSLELLINVGSDLNRTSVEKLADYGTDTICCNLETVNRDLFRRVKPGEKIEDRIRVCELVCESGIELSSGLLIGLGESYADRLAHLRFLGEFETLGEIPIMGFNPYPGTPMENHPPCPLEEQMKTIAITRIMYPDIRITVPTPTIGPENVRFSLMAGADNLATVIPDGYPHDVKGVGSPRYGNLNDVLRVVDEMGLKPQISANPAADGVVLL; this is encoded by the coding sequence TTGATGGACAAAATACTCAAAAAGGCGGCTGAGGGATACCCCCTCGATGATAAAGAGATTATACGGCTATTCCAGATAAATGACCCGAAAGATTTTGCCCTTCTCATGGAAACAGCATTCAGCATCATGAAGGAGCGCAGGGGGGTTATCAAGCTCACATCCACAGTCCACATAACAAATATCTGCCAGGTGAGGCCAAGGTGTGGCTACTGTGGATTTGCCGCTGGAACATCACGTAATGGATACTACACCTCATTCTTCAAAACCGATGAGGAGATCCTCGAAGCCGCCAGAATAATAGAAAAATCGGGAATACCCAGGGTCAGCTGCTCAGGAGCCCATGGATTCAACGGTGAACACGCCGTCAAGGCCACGGAGATAGTGAAGGAGAACACCTCACTTGAACTGCTCATAAACGTTGGGTCCGACCTTAACAGGACCTCAGTGGAGAAACTTGCGGATTATGGTACTGACACGATATGCTGTAACCTTGAAACCGTCAACAGGGATCTTTTCAGGCGGGTTAAACCCGGCGAGAAGATAGAGGATCGGATAAGAGTCTGTGAACTTGTATGTGAAAGTGGAATAGAATTATCAAGCGGTCTGCTTATAGGTCTTGGTGAGAGTTACGCTGACCGCCTTGCACACCTGAGATTCCTTGGTGAATTTGAAACACTTGGAGAGATACCCATCATGGGATTCAACCCCTACCCTGGAACTCCCATGGAGAACCATCCACCCTGCCCCCTTGAGGAACAGATGAAGACCATAGCCATCACACGTATCATGTACCCGGATATAAGGATAACGGTTCCAACACCCACCATAGGTCCCGAAAATGTCCGCTTCTCCCTCATGGCAGGGGCAGATAACCTTGCAACGGTTATACCCGACGGTTACCCCCATGATGTTAAGGGGGTCGGGTCCCCAAGGTACGGAAACCTCAACGATGTGCTTAGGGTTGTGGATGAGATGGGACTGAAGCCCCAGATATCAGCAAACCCCGCAGCTGATGGGGTTGTCCTGCTCTGA
- a CDS encoding hydrogenase iron-sulfur subunit produces the protein MSFEPKIVGFCCNWCSYGGADTAGTARMQYPPNVRIIRVMCSGRVNASMILKAFSEGADGVFVGGCHIGDCHYDSGNYKWKRRARFIEDILPEFGIDKERFRWEWISASEGEKFQKTMQEFYETVKSLGPLKRAGK, from the coding sequence ATGAGTTTCGAGCCAAAGATAGTTGGATTCTGCTGCAACTGGTGCTCCTATGGCGGAGCAGACACCGCGGGAACAGCGAGGATGCAGTATCCACCCAACGTCCGTATCATAAGGGTGATGTGTTCAGGCCGTGTCAACGCCTCGATGATACTCAAGGCCTTCAGTGAGGGTGCAGACGGCGTATTTGTGGGCGGATGCCACATAGGGGACTGCCACTATGATTCAGGAAACTACAAATGGAAAAGAAGGGCCCGGTTCATTGAGGACATACTCCCTGAATTTGGCATAGATAAGGAGAGATTCAGGTGGGAGTGGATATCGGCATCGGAGGGTGAAAAATTTCAGAAAACAATGCAAGAGTTCTATGAGACTGTAAAATCCCTCGGGCCACTGAAGAGGGCAGGAAAATAG
- a CDS encoding Coenzyme F420 hydrogenase/dehydrogenase, beta subunit C-terminal domain: MEMKYLLARATDEEIQRRGECGGAVTAIFKYMLDREVVDAVLTLERGDDVYDGIPILLEDSSGIESTCGSLHCAPTMLGDLISRYLSDMRLAVAVKPCDAMAIRELEKRHQIDPDKVYKIGLNCGGTLAPVSAREMIETFYEIDPDDVVGEEIDRGKFIVELRDGSHREISIDYLEEEGFGRRENCQRCEIMVPRNADIACGNWGAEDGWTFIEVNTERGQEIIDGARSSGYIEVREPSEKMVKIREKIENAMISMARKFQDKYLDEEYPSLDEWDEHWKRCINCFACRDACPVCFCRECELEKDYLLESDEKAPDPLTFQGVRLSHMGFSCINCGQCEDVCPMDIPIARIYHRIQKKYRDRTGFTAGVSEELPPMYSGEKD, from the coding sequence ATTGAAATGAAGTACCTCCTTGCAAGGGCTACAGATGAGGAGATTCAGAGAAGAGGAGAATGTGGCGGAGCGGTGACAGCCATATTCAAATACATGCTGGATAGGGAAGTCGTGGATGCGGTGCTAACACTGGAAAGGGGAGATGATGTGTATGATGGGATCCCCATCCTACTTGAGGATTCGTCAGGCATAGAGTCAACGTGCGGTTCCCTGCACTGCGCACCCACCATGTTAGGGGACCTCATCTCCCGCTATCTAAGTGACATGAGGCTGGCTGTCGCTGTAAAACCCTGTGATGCAATGGCCATAAGGGAACTTGAGAAGAGGCACCAGATAGACCCGGATAAAGTATACAAGATAGGATTGAACTGTGGCGGAACCCTTGCCCCTGTATCTGCCAGGGAGATGATAGAGACCTTCTATGAGATAGACCCTGATGATGTTGTGGGTGAGGAGATCGATAGGGGTAAATTCATAGTGGAACTCAGGGACGGAAGTCACAGGGAGATATCAATCGATTACCTTGAGGAGGAGGGTTTCGGCAGACGGGAGAACTGTCAGCGCTGCGAAATAATGGTTCCGCGTAACGCTGACATAGCCTGTGGAAACTGGGGTGCAGAGGATGGATGGACATTCATAGAGGTTAACACTGAAAGAGGTCAGGAGATCATTGACGGTGCCCGCAGCAGCGGATACATTGAGGTGCGGGAACCCTCTGAGAAGATGGTGAAGATAAGGGAGAAAATCGAAAACGCAATGATCAGCATGGCAAGGAAGTTTCAGGATAAATACCTTGATGAGGAGTACCCCTCACTGGATGAATGGGATGAGCACTGGAAGCGCTGCATAAACTGCTTTGCCTGCAGGGACGCCTGTCCGGTATGCTTCTGCAGGGAATGTGAACTTGAAAAGGACTACCTCCTGGAATCAGATGAAAAGGCACCAGACCCCCTCACATTCCAGGGAGTGAGGCTCTCGCACATGGGTTTCAGCTGCATAAACTGCGGTCAGTGCGAGGATGTCTGCCCAATGGACATACCCATTGCAAGGATCTACCACAGGATACAGAAAAAATACCGTGACAGAACAGGATTCACAGCAGGGGTGAGTGAAGAACTGCCCCCAATGTACAGCGGGGAGAAAGATTAG
- the hmd gene encoding 5,10-methenyltetrahydromethanopterin hydrogenase, with translation MKLAILGAGCYRTHAASGITNFSRACEVAEMVGKPEIAMTHSTITMGAELKELAGVDEVVVADPVFDNQFTVIDDFAYEDVIEAHKEDPEKIMPQIREKVNEVAKELPKPPEGAIHFTHPEDLGFEITTDDKEAIADADFIMTWFPKGDMQPDIINKFIDDIKPGAIVTHACTIPTTKFYKIFEQKHGDLVTKPETLNVTSYHPGAVPEMKGQVYIAEGYASEDAINTLFELGQKARGNAYRLPAELLGPVCDMCSALTAITYAGILSYRDSVTQVLGAPAGFAQMMAKESLEQMTALMEKVGIDKMEEHLDPGALLGTADSMNFGASADILPTVFEILEKRKK, from the coding sequence ATGAAACTTGCAATACTAGGTGCAGGATGTTACAGGACCCACGCGGCCAGTGGAATAACAAACTTTTCCAGGGCATGCGAAGTCGCTGAAATGGTTGGAAAACCAGAAATAGCCATGACCCATTCCACGATAACAATGGGTGCTGAGCTTAAAGAACTCGCAGGTGTCGACGAAGTCGTTGTTGCGGACCCTGTATTCGACAACCAGTTCACAGTCATAGACGACTTCGCCTACGAGGACGTCATAGAGGCCCACAAGGAGGACCCTGAAAAAATAATGCCACAGATCAGGGAAAAGGTCAACGAAGTCGCCAAGGAGCTTCCAAAACCACCAGAAGGTGCAATACACTTCACACACCCTGAAGACCTTGGATTTGAAATAACAACAGATGACAAAGAGGCCATAGCAGACGCAGACTTCATCATGACCTGGTTCCCAAAGGGTGACATGCAGCCAGACATAATAAACAAGTTCATAGACGACATAAAACCTGGTGCAATCGTCACACACGCCTGCACAATTCCAACCACCAAGTTCTACAAGATCTTTGAACAGAAACACGGTGACCTGGTAACCAAACCTGAAACACTCAACGTAACATCCTACCACCCAGGTGCCGTTCCTGAAATGAAGGGACAGGTATACATTGCAGAGGGCTACGCCTCAGAGGACGCAATAAACACCCTCTTTGAGCTCGGACAGAAGGCCAGAGGTAACGCATACAGGCTACCAGCAGAACTCCTCGGACCTGTCTGTGACATGTGCTCAGCACTGACAGCAATAACCTACGCAGGTATACTCTCCTACAGGGACTCAGTTACACAGGTACTCGGCGCACCTGCAGGTTTCGCACAGATGATGGCCAAGGAGTCCCTGGAGCAGATGACAGCCCTCATGGAAAAGGTTGGAATAGACAAAATGGAGGAGCACCTCGACCCTGGTGCACTCCTGGGTACAGCTGACTCCATGAACTTCGGAGCATCAGCAGACATACTCCCAACCGTCTTTGAAATCCTCGAGAAGAGGAAAAAATAA
- the hmdC gene encoding 5,10-methenyltetrahydromethanopterin hydrogenase cofactor biosynthesis protein HmdC — MHDIIREAVDNPETAWEIMKMDRDVTEVVDAISDLSREDKIKLGATFKRFPLGCDLTEIIVGTCASDLERMDLIGNCILSDTIGATIHVCAYAFADIAENYGMRPVELMREVRETTEVPLDLDHFGRYGPMRFPRSITGCGGQCYLEGPPFEGCPRERIHSRLLEKEREGLPDRDEWVELASSVAINLTPVQGAETHAAPLDEAREVFELARKHGKGVEAIMFVGDGYDDLISGFEAGLDMGVDVFVLEGGPFNLASDRLDAFAGAVAAARILTPGRIVATNGAYEDECRIGLRAGLNAIITGFPKNHHGYMCGYSPGTARRGKFGLPRVMKIMREEVEAALTPVPVQKPQLEALAAAVKASGRENVYPETIGHTYVGDAHWACLPSTPLYERVEIKRDVDMLAEMARNGEVHGTVAIFGARFVSWVIAKKLDGMVDEFVLVDSDPWVEWVSVDNLRSEIKTEVRSGGSSDADAYRDSDSAIVSTTIPEIAAKISGKFRDAVTLV, encoded by the coding sequence ATGCACGATATCATCAGGGAAGCAGTGGATAATCCTGAAACTGCATGGGAAATCATGAAAATGGACAGGGATGTCACCGAGGTGGTGGATGCAATTTCTGACCTTTCAAGGGAGGATAAGATTAAGCTTGGAGCCACCTTCAAGAGGTTCCCCCTGGGCTGTGACCTCACAGAGATCATTGTGGGCACCTGCGCATCTGACCTTGAGAGGATGGACCTTATTGGAAACTGCATCCTTTCAGACACAATAGGTGCAACAATACACGTATGTGCCTATGCATTCGCAGATATAGCCGAGAACTACGGCATGAGACCTGTGGAGCTCATGAGGGAGGTGCGGGAGACCACAGAGGTCCCCCTGGACCTTGACCACTTTGGAAGATACGGTCCCATGAGGTTCCCCAGATCAATAACAGGATGTGGAGGGCAGTGTTACCTTGAAGGACCCCCATTTGAGGGCTGTCCACGCGAAAGAATACACTCAAGACTCCTTGAAAAGGAAAGGGAGGGCCTGCCTGACAGGGATGAATGGGTTGAACTCGCATCCTCTGTGGCGATTAACCTGACACCGGTTCAGGGGGCTGAGACCCATGCAGCACCCCTTGATGAGGCACGTGAGGTTTTTGAACTTGCAAGGAAGCATGGTAAGGGTGTTGAGGCCATAATGTTTGTTGGAGACGGATACGATGACCTCATATCTGGCTTTGAGGCAGGACTTGATATGGGTGTCGATGTCTTCGTACTTGAGGGTGGCCCCTTCAACCTTGCATCTGATAGACTCGACGCCTTCGCAGGGGCTGTTGCCGCAGCAAGAATCCTTACACCAGGTAGAATCGTTGCAACCAACGGTGCATATGAGGACGAGTGCCGCATAGGGTTGAGGGCAGGGCTGAACGCCATAATAACAGGATTTCCAAAGAACCACCATGGCTACATGTGTGGTTACAGTCCCGGCACAGCAAGAAGGGGTAAGTTTGGCCTGCCGAGGGTCATGAAGATAATGAGGGAGGAGGTTGAGGCTGCCCTAACACCCGTGCCAGTACAGAAGCCCCAGCTCGAGGCCCTTGCAGCTGCAGTGAAGGCTTCAGGAAGGGAAAATGTTTATCCGGAAACCATCGGGCATACATATGTGGGTGACGCCCACTGGGCATGCCTGCCATCAACTCCACTCTATGAGAGAGTGGAGATAAAGAGGGACGTGGATATGCTTGCTGAGATGGCCAGAAACGGCGAGGTACATGGGACAGTGGCAATCTTCGGAGCAAGATTCGTATCATGGGTGATTGCAAAGAAACTTGATGGAATGGTGGATGAATTCGTACTTGTGGACAGTGACCCCTGGGTTGAATGGGTTAGTGTGGACAACCTCCGATCAGAAATTAAAACAGAGGTCCGATCTGGTGGTTCCAGTGATGCAGATGCATACAGGGATTCGGATTCAGCCATAGTTTCCACAACCATTCCGGAGATAGCTGCAAAAATTTCCGGGAAATTCAGAGACGCGGTGACCCTTGTATGA
- a CDS encoding DUF3236 domain-containing protein, with the protein MLEDIIASAYLESAEDRRRGDREEEVRAVRDYISGAQRIVVPNWNQEKVDVINEVLRSFNLREAEHLQFNTNWADLTRMPAVTKAIMALDISGADLVIARGRLGVPGSGSLLVIMDSRGRILSASMSPPHVIHEMDVQDAVRSEITNALERIGFSRGSE; encoded by the coding sequence ATGTTAGAGGATATAATAGCCAGTGCATACCTTGAGTCTGCAGAGGATCGTCGAAGAGGAGACCGTGAGGAGGAAGTTAGAGCTGTAAGGGACTACATTAGCGGCGCTCAAAGGATTGTAGTGCCAAACTGGAACCAGGAAAAGGTTGATGTGATAAATGAGGTCCTAAGATCCTTCAACCTGCGGGAGGCAGAGCACCTTCAGTTCAACACCAACTGGGCGGACCTCACAAGGATGCCTGCCGTTACAAAGGCCATCATGGCACTTGACATATCAGGGGCGGATCTTGTTATTGCACGGGGACGGCTTGGGGTCCCTGGTTCCGGATCTCTCCTAGTGATCATGGACTCGAGGGGGAGGATCCTTTCAGCGTCCATGTCACCACCACACGTTATACACGAAATGGACGTTCAGGATGCCGTGAGATCCGAGATAACCAATGCCCTTGAGAGGATAGGCTTCAGCAGAGGATCAGAATGA
- a CDS encoding Nif3-like dinuclear metal center hexameric protein, with protein MRIESFIEFMESLAPPELALPGDRIGYHGPEIEVESVLLLMDYLEDVPVDGYDLLVLHHPPQVEPPLPYYVAHSNWDVADGGACDALADALGLDVESFLDPETGLGRICHGDITLEELMERIHDLMPGVVRVVNPREYLDRVAVVAGFGLSDRDLIRMAFSEGAHVYLSGDLTHASAVLARNLNMTLIDAGHHATEMPGLLRLLDMIEDLGLMVDLIDTGTPWTEYRYETF; from the coding sequence ATCAGAATAGAGTCATTTATAGAGTTCATGGAGAGCCTGGCCCCGCCTGAACTTGCACTTCCCGGTGACAGGATAGGATACCATGGCCCTGAAATTGAGGTTGAATCCGTCCTGTTACTCATGGACTACCTGGAGGATGTGCCTGTGGATGGGTATGACCTCCTGGTCCTCCACCACCCACCCCAGGTTGAACCTCCGCTTCCCTACTATGTTGCACATTCCAACTGGGACGTTGCCGATGGTGGTGCCTGTGATGCCCTCGCAGACGCCCTTGGACTGGACGTTGAATCCTTCCTTGACCCCGAAACCGGACTGGGGCGCATATGTCATGGGGACATTACACTTGAGGAGCTCATGGAAAGAATACATGATCTGATGCCGGGGGTGGTTAGGGTCGTAAACCCCAGGGAATACCTGGACAGGGTGGCTGTTGTAGCAGGTTTCGGTCTCTCAGACAGGGACCTCATAAGAATGGCCTTCTCTGAGGGAGCCCATGTTTACCTATCAGGTGACCTCACCCATGCCTCGGCAGTTCTTGCAAGAAACCTCAACATGACACTCATCGATGCAGGTCACCATGCAACGGAAATGCCGGGACTCCTGAGGCTCCTTGATATGATAGAGGACCTCGGGCTGATGGTGGACCTTATTGATACAGGTACCCCCTGGACAGAGTACCGCTATGAAACATTCTAG